Proteins from a single region of Myxococcus xanthus:
- a CDS encoding N,N-dimethylformamidase beta subunit family domain-containing protein, translated as MAQAGRWAGWVCGLALVFGGIGCEGTALRPVIPGDKHDTPPLNDGYDGGDGEPHPGILDAGVPDAGTGQPDAGQVELPARDADAVREENRRPGTRAWRITRNAHSREIEGYALKATLTQGEVLRVAVSVSEARTFRWYVYRMGHYGGTGARELARGGPVAGVRQGDCPADRSTGLVACRWAPTLEIPVGEHWVRGVYVVKLVREDNHQRYVPFFVRDANPRAEVAVLIPTATWAAYNTWGGTSLYDDRDRVMREHGVSRAFRVSYDRPNYRGHGSGHLLTDDLSLVQWLESQDLDVGYFTDEDLDASYDFLAGAKAFFMSGHDEYWSPRIREHADRAVAEGRSLLNLGANNAYWQIQMEPSQDGRPRRIIACYKGHANDPYTGAQRTVKFRERVVGRPENALLGVQFSSRWHQFGFPAVITNPGHWALAGSGLKAGDTLWMANGYEVDQLVSNGSSPEGLEVLAESPLLSLQGAFGFGHMVLRKQGSAYVFSSGGIDFVRTLASEDMADPRAARIVANVLYKALGRPVPDTLVRFERQNASSAQGPSAADVRTVAGVPGKRVRAGVPVAGNSLGAPTAVALLPDGGLVVADGMGNAVKRVTPGGEVTTVASGLNGPMGIAADAAGNVYVADTDHYVIRRIDPEGKVEVFAGGTPGLMDGPAKQAAFNQPTGLAVTPDGTALLVADMNNGVIRRIDLVAEGHPVTTLQGDWLYRPSGVAVSADGNTLFVVESGMSRVVRIRDGLTSVVAGTTPGFRDGAPESSQFLPYLGIAVLKDGSLAVSDPGNYRVRRVVLNADGNARKVTTLAGSGRYGHSDGPGDAADLVLPAGLTVGPDGRLYVADAGNSLVRAITP; from the coding sequence ATGGCTCAGGCAGGGCGTTGGGCGGGCTGGGTGTGCGGGCTCGCGCTCGTGTTCGGGGGCATTGGCTGTGAGGGGACGGCCTTGCGCCCGGTGATACCGGGTGACAAACACGACACGCCTCCCCTGAACGACGGCTATGACGGCGGCGACGGTGAGCCGCATCCAGGCATCCTTGACGCGGGTGTGCCGGACGCCGGCACCGGGCAGCCCGATGCGGGCCAGGTGGAGCTGCCCGCGCGAGACGCGGACGCCGTGCGCGAGGAGAACCGCCGCCCGGGGACCCGGGCGTGGCGCATCACCCGCAACGCCCACAGCCGCGAAATCGAAGGCTATGCCCTGAAGGCGACGCTGACGCAGGGCGAGGTGCTGCGCGTCGCCGTGTCGGTCTCCGAGGCCCGGACCTTCCGCTGGTACGTGTACCGGATGGGGCACTACGGCGGCACGGGCGCTCGTGAACTGGCGCGCGGAGGCCCGGTGGCGGGTGTGCGCCAGGGCGACTGTCCCGCGGACCGGTCCACGGGCCTCGTCGCCTGTCGCTGGGCGCCCACGCTGGAGATACCCGTCGGTGAACACTGGGTGCGCGGCGTGTACGTGGTGAAGCTGGTGCGTGAGGACAACCACCAGCGCTACGTGCCCTTCTTCGTGCGCGACGCGAATCCGCGTGCCGAGGTTGCCGTCCTCATCCCCACCGCCACCTGGGCCGCCTACAACACCTGGGGGGGCACCAGCCTCTATGACGACCGCGACCGGGTGATGCGCGAGCACGGCGTCAGCCGCGCCTTCCGGGTGTCCTATGACCGGCCCAACTACCGGGGGCATGGCAGTGGCCACCTGCTGACGGACGACCTGAGCCTGGTTCAGTGGCTGGAGTCGCAGGACCTGGACGTGGGCTACTTCACCGACGAGGACCTGGACGCCAGCTACGACTTCCTGGCCGGCGCCAAGGCCTTCTTCATGTCGGGCCACGACGAGTACTGGAGCCCGCGCATCCGCGAGCACGCGGACCGGGCGGTGGCGGAAGGCCGGTCGCTGCTCAACCTGGGCGCGAACAATGCGTACTGGCAGATTCAGATGGAGCCATCCCAGGACGGCCGGCCTCGGCGCATCATCGCCTGCTACAAGGGCCACGCGAACGACCCGTACACGGGCGCCCAGCGCACGGTGAAGTTCCGCGAGCGCGTCGTGGGCCGTCCGGAGAACGCGCTCCTGGGCGTGCAGTTCTCCTCTCGCTGGCACCAGTTCGGCTTCCCTGCCGTCATCACCAACCCGGGGCACTGGGCACTGGCGGGCTCGGGGCTGAAGGCCGGTGACACGCTGTGGATGGCCAACGGCTACGAAGTGGACCAGTTGGTGAGCAACGGCAGCTCGCCGGAGGGCCTGGAGGTGCTGGCCGAGTCCCCATTGCTGTCGCTCCAGGGCGCCTTCGGCTTCGGCCACATGGTGCTGCGCAAGCAGGGCAGCGCCTACGTCTTCTCCTCGGGCGGAATCGACTTCGTGCGCACGCTGGCCTCCGAGGACATGGCGGACCCGCGCGCGGCCCGCATCGTCGCGAACGTGCTCTACAAGGCGCTGGGCCGGCCGGTACCCGACACGCTGGTGCGCTTCGAGCGGCAGAACGCGTCGAGCGCGCAGGGGCCCTCCGCGGCCGATGTGCGCACGGTGGCGGGCGTGCCGGGAAAGCGTGTCCGCGCCGGTGTCCCCGTGGCGGGCAACTCGCTGGGGGCGCCCACCGCGGTGGCCCTGCTGCCGGATGGGGGCCTCGTGGTCGCGGACGGCATGGGCAACGCGGTGAAGCGCGTGACGCCGGGGGGCGAGGTGACGACGGTGGCCTCCGGCCTCAATGGCCCCATGGGCATCGCCGCGGACGCCGCGGGCAACGTGTATGTGGCCGACACGGACCACTACGTCATCCGCCGCATCGATCCGGAAGGGAAGGTGGAGGTGTTCGCGGGTGGGACGCCGGGCCTGATGGACGGCCCCGCGAAGCAGGCGGCCTTCAACCAGCCCACGGGCCTGGCGGTGACGCCGGATGGCACCGCGCTGCTGGTGGCGGACATGAACAACGGCGTGATTCGCCGCATCGACCTGGTGGCGGAGGGCCACCCGGTGACGACGCTACAGGGTGACTGGCTCTACCGGCCCTCGGGCGTGGCGGTGAGCGCGGATGGGAACACGCTGTTCGTCGTCGAGTCCGGCATGTCCCGGGTGGTGCGCATCCGCGACGGTCTCACGTCGGTGGTGGCGGGCACGACGCCGGGCTTCCGTGACGGCGCGCCGGAGTCGTCCCAGTTCCTGCCGTACCTGGGCATCGCGGTGCTGAAGGATGGCTCGCTCGCGGTGTCGGACCCGGGCAACTACCGCGTGCGCCGCGTCGTCCTGAACGCGGACGGCAACGCGCGGAAGGTGACGACGCTGGCCGGCAGCGGGCGCTACGGCCACTCGGACGGGCCGGG
- a CDS encoding aspartate kinase, translating into MPIVVQKYGGSSVAGVEKLRKVAQRVKDKREAGYQVVVVVSAMGDTTDELLALAKGVSVDPPRRELDMLLTCGERISMALLSMALQEMDVPAISFTGSQSGIITTDAHAQARIVEVRPYRIHDELARGKVVIVAGYQGVSFKKEVTTLGRGGSDTTAVALAAALDAEACEIYSDVDGVFSADPRVVPDARKLESLSYDEMQELASAGATVLNAQAVEWAKARGITILARTAHGQGTGTAVQELAVPTDHRLKGVTADAEMAVLSASEPIRLAELLEFLDARAVRGRTLDCEGSVGGVRRTVITVPLADIHGADALRRELATRFGDAVSWREDLGTVTCVGVGLNADWAPLRRALAAAEELGAHVHAAHTSPLQLTLLVDKAHLKALTARLHRELLGG; encoded by the coding sequence ATGCCAATCGTGGTCCAGAAGTACGGCGGCTCGTCGGTCGCCGGCGTGGAGAAGCTCCGCAAGGTCGCCCAGCGGGTGAAGGACAAGCGCGAGGCGGGCTATCAGGTGGTGGTGGTGGTGAGCGCCATGGGCGACACCACGGATGAACTGCTGGCGCTGGCGAAGGGCGTTTCGGTGGACCCGCCGCGCCGCGAACTGGACATGCTGCTCACGTGTGGCGAGCGCATCTCCATGGCGCTGCTCTCCATGGCGCTCCAGGAGATGGATGTGCCGGCCATCAGCTTCACCGGAAGCCAGAGCGGCATCATCACCACGGACGCGCACGCGCAGGCCCGCATCGTGGAGGTGCGGCCGTACCGCATCCACGACGAGCTGGCGCGCGGCAAGGTCGTCATCGTCGCGGGCTACCAGGGTGTCTCCTTCAAGAAGGAAGTGACGACGCTGGGGCGCGGCGGCTCGGACACGACGGCGGTGGCGCTGGCGGCGGCGCTGGACGCGGAGGCGTGTGAAATCTACTCGGACGTGGACGGCGTGTTCAGCGCGGACCCCCGGGTGGTGCCGGACGCGCGCAAGCTGGAGTCGCTGAGCTACGACGAGATGCAGGAGTTGGCGAGCGCGGGCGCCACGGTGCTCAACGCGCAGGCGGTGGAGTGGGCCAAGGCGCGCGGCATCACCATTCTCGCGCGCACCGCGCACGGCCAGGGAACGGGCACCGCGGTCCAGGAGCTGGCCGTCCCCACGGACCACCGCCTCAAGGGCGTCACCGCCGACGCGGAGATGGCCGTGCTTTCCGCCTCGGAGCCCATCCGCCTGGCGGAGCTGCTGGAATTCCTGGATGCGCGCGCCGTGCGCGGGCGGACGCTGGACTGCGAGGGCTCGGTGGGTGGGGTACGCAGGACGGTCATCACCGTGCCCCTGGCGGACATCCACGGTGCGGACGCGCTGCGCCGGGAGCTGGCCACGCGCTTCGGTGACGCCGTGTCCTGGCGCGAGGACCTGGGCACCGTCACCTGCGTGGGCGTGGGGTTGAACGCCGACTGGGCGCCGCTGCGCCGCGCGCTGGCCGCCGCCGAGGAGTTGGGGGCGCACGTCCACGCGGCCCATACGTCGCCTTTGCAACTGACGCTGCTGGTGGACAAAGCACACCTGAAGGCGCTGACGGCCCGGCTGCACCGAGAGCTCTTGGGAGGGTAG